A genomic window from Candidatus Pelagisphaera phototrophica includes:
- a CDS encoding FN3 domain-containing metallophosphoesterase family protein: MNKRILTVALLSIFAQMATYSHDGDTMRHWEIASPDPDRIVLTWNDDPARTQAVTWRTNDSVKTAFAEIAVADPSSRFDLSAERFRAKTQELDISRHDQNESVTVHYHSVVFKGLHADALYAYRVGDGDQRWSEWMQFRTASSRLDPVEFLYFGDAQNSVLSHWSRIMRAAFQKSPNANFSIHAGDLINRAHRDREWAEWFKAGGWVHGMIPSIVVPGNHEYDELTEAEQERRLSLQWGPQFELPRYRELPGALDETVYYIDFQGVRVVALNSNSEIDAQTGWLDKVLNDNPNRWTVLTFHHPIFSSGDGRDNSRNREAWKPVIEKHDVDLVLQGHDHTYARGHVPIRMMDTNESPRTGPIYVNSVSGPKMYEFMEGGWDVYRPEGVLLDRKAENTQFFQVIRVEGMSLVYKAYMANGELYDAFELRKNEDSSKTLLDWAPDLGEERLFENTMPYNREGM; the protein is encoded by the coding sequence ATGAACAAACGAATTCTAACAGTAGCTCTTCTTTCGATTTTTGCCCAGATGGCTACCTATAGTCATGATGGCGATACTATGCGTCATTGGGAAATCGCCAGCCCGGATCCGGATCGAATCGTCCTAACCTGGAACGACGATCCGGCGAGAACCCAAGCGGTTACCTGGAGAACCAATGACTCAGTCAAAACCGCTTTCGCTGAAATAGCGGTGGCGGATCCCTCTTCCCGCTTTGATCTGTCCGCTGAGCGTTTTAGGGCGAAGACCCAAGAACTTGACATCTCGAGGCATGACCAGAACGAATCCGTTACGGTTCACTACCACAGTGTCGTGTTCAAGGGACTTCATGCAGACGCCCTATATGCCTATCGAGTTGGAGATGGAGATCAGCGTTGGAGCGAATGGATGCAATTTCGCACAGCGAGTTCTAGATTGGATCCGGTAGAATTTCTTTATTTTGGAGACGCCCAAAACTCGGTCCTTTCTCATTGGTCTAGAATCATGCGGGCCGCGTTCCAAAAGTCACCGAACGCCAACTTTTCGATCCACGCAGGCGATTTGATCAATCGAGCCCATCGGGATCGTGAATGGGCCGAATGGTTCAAGGCAGGCGGATGGGTGCATGGAATGATTCCCAGCATTGTCGTTCCAGGGAATCATGAGTACGATGAGCTTACGGAAGCTGAGCAGGAAAGGCGGCTTTCCTTGCAGTGGGGGCCGCAATTCGAGTTGCCACGTTATCGCGAGTTACCGGGTGCTCTAGATGAAACGGTCTACTATATCGACTTCCAAGGTGTCCGAGTTGTCGCTTTGAATTCCAATAGTGAAATCGACGCCCAAACAGGTTGGCTCGATAAAGTATTAAACGATAATCCAAATCGATGGACGGTTCTTACTTTCCACCACCCGATCTTCTCCTCAGGAGATGGTCGGGACAACTCCCGAAATCGGGAAGCGTGGAAGCCGGTAATCGAAAAGCATGACGTCGATCTCGTATTGCAAGGCCATGACCATACTTATGCGAGAGGACACGTTCCAATCCGAATGATGGATACAAACGAATCGCCGCGAACAGGTCCGATATATGTAAATTCTGTCAGTGGCCCCAAAATGTACGAATTTATGGAAGGTGGTTGGGACGTTTATCGACCGGAAGGCGTCCTTTTGGACCGCAAGGCGGAGAATACTCAATTTTTTCAGGTCATCCGTGTTGAAGGAATGAGTTTAGTCTATAAGGCTTACATGGCAAACGGCGAATTGTACGACGCATTCGAGCTGAGAAAAAATGAGGATAGCTCCAAGACCTTGCTCGATTGGGCGCCGGATCTCGGTGAGGAAAGACTATTCGAGAATACCATGCCTTATAATCGGGAAGGGATGTAG
- a CDS encoding sensor histidine kinase, protein MAGTWGEAGRTKFFWRLWGSYASIILLVTLVLSLLINQFFTREAERTLQAKLGTIADLAAAMVSSNPKELWTGQLQLRLSEVCGNTRTTADIILASGEFMLQTNRGRKLVESALQSTEFLAAGSKGSGESRYKIDGGEVYVYSVRPVIIQSEKIGYVRIGSSTEEVIARTRSLKGRVGIGAFAISALSLFLGLPLARSATRPLKTIETACRRISEGDLSLRLDLDRRDEFGEVARSVNHMAESIESQIAQQERQSKRLELLLRLLNDSVVAIDRAGSIVFMNAAAESLLAVREEDARGSNYRDTFHIGSLLGWIDEARESGDQRLGEVQWGDGKGKRFASVYIAPLRRDDHDIVGALIVVRDVTEGRRFEELRRDFSSNVSHELKTPVAAITTLLDALEEGADSDADLRKKFLSRLRIQNERLQRLIEELLAISKLESANSYLECATVDLREIVRSVRTTFETFATLPGVNFSVFEGSEPIEVSCDARLIEIAINSLVENAFKFTSKGGSVTVDLKTDAEFAFFEVRDTGVGIARESLDRIFERFYRVESSRSRQQGGSGLGLSIVKHVAEAHGGEITVESEFEKGSVFRLRIPKDSRVSV, encoded by the coding sequence ATGGCTGGAACATGGGGAGAGGCAGGACGGACGAAGTTCTTCTGGAGATTGTGGGGTTCCTATGCCTCTATTATCCTATTAGTCACCTTAGTTCTGTCTTTGTTGATCAATCAATTTTTCACGAGGGAAGCGGAGCGAACCTTGCAGGCAAAACTGGGAACCATAGCCGATCTTGCTGCAGCCATGGTATCGTCGAATCCCAAGGAACTTTGGACCGGCCAACTTCAGCTAAGACTAAGCGAGGTTTGCGGAAATACTCGCACGACGGCTGACATAATTTTGGCTTCTGGAGAATTCATGCTCCAAACTAATCGAGGGAGGAAACTAGTGGAGTCGGCTCTGCAATCGACGGAGTTTCTGGCCGCGGGTTCGAAGGGGAGTGGCGAGTCGCGATATAAAATCGATGGAGGAGAAGTGTATGTTTATTCTGTTCGCCCCGTCATAATACAATCGGAAAAAATTGGATACGTAAGAATAGGTAGCAGTACTGAAGAAGTAATCGCCCGAACGAGGAGCCTCAAGGGTCGAGTTGGAATCGGAGCGTTCGCGATTTCCGCCTTGTCGCTTTTTCTGGGTCTGCCCTTGGCCAGAAGTGCCACTCGCCCCCTCAAAACGATCGAGACGGCTTGTAGACGAATCTCGGAGGGGGATCTATCTCTCCGACTCGACCTGGATCGGCGAGACGAATTCGGCGAGGTGGCTCGTTCTGTCAACCATATGGCGGAATCGATTGAATCTCAAATCGCCCAGCAGGAGCGACAGAGCAAGCGCTTGGAGCTCTTGTTAAGGCTGCTCAATGATTCTGTGGTCGCTATAGATCGAGCGGGTTCTATTGTCTTCATGAACGCCGCCGCCGAGAGTCTACTAGCGGTTCGTGAAGAGGACGCGAGAGGATCGAATTATCGAGATACCTTTCATATCGGCTCCCTATTGGGTTGGATAGATGAAGCCCGGGAATCGGGCGATCAACGTCTTGGAGAAGTTCAATGGGGAGACGGCAAAGGAAAGCGATTCGCCTCCGTATACATTGCTCCTCTGCGTCGGGACGATCATGACATAGTTGGAGCGTTGATCGTAGTCCGAGATGTGACTGAAGGCCGGCGCTTCGAAGAATTACGCAGAGACTTCTCTTCCAATGTATCTCATGAGCTCAAAACTCCGGTAGCCGCTATCACAACTTTGCTTGATGCCCTTGAAGAAGGCGCGGACTCCGATGCTGACCTTCGTAAAAAGTTTCTCAGTCGTTTGCGTATTCAAAATGAGCGTCTGCAAAGGCTGATTGAAGAGCTTTTGGCAATTTCTAAGCTAGAATCCGCCAACAGCTATTTGGAATGTGCGACCGTCGATTTGAGAGAAATTGTCAGATCGGTCCGAACCACATTCGAAACATTTGCTACCTTGCCGGGTGTAAACTTTAGTGTCTTCGAGGGAAGTGAGCCAATCGAGGTTTCTTGCGACGCGAGACTCATCGAGATCGCCATAAACAGTTTAGTGGAGAACGCGTTCAAGTTTACCTCGAAAGGAGGAAGCGTAACGGTCGATCTGAAGACAGATGCGGAATTCGCTTTCTTCGAGGTACGGGACACGGGAGTTGGAATCGCCCGGGAGAGCTTGGATAGAATTTTTGAAAGGTTTTATCGCGTAGAATCATCGAGATCGCGTCAGCAGGGTGGCAGCGGATTGGGTCTGTCTATCGTTAAACATGTAGCGGAAGCCCATGGAGGTGAAATAACCGTAGAAAGCGAGTTTGAGAAGGGAAGTGTCTTTCGATTGCGGATACCGAAAGACTCTCGTGTCTCCGTCTGA
- a CDS encoding response regulator — protein MRRRIVIVEDERDISEPLEYCLESNGFDVITVADGVQCLDIIRRSQPHLVLLDIMIPGIDGFEVCRRMKSDTSCKPIPIIMLTAKDDQTDVVLGLGLGADDYVTKPFSTKELLARVAAVLNRGSLQDDLGSGKRFEVGDLVVDSERFEASWGDHRLSLTVTEFKILRCLAENPGCVFTRDDLLGKSIGEHAFVIDRNIDVHIRSIRKKLQQPDLIATIRGVGYRLETDQNITHKS, from the coding sequence ATGCGGCGTAGAATTGTGATAGTTGAAGACGAGCGAGATATTAGTGAGCCTTTGGAATATTGCTTGGAGAGCAATGGATTTGACGTGATAACAGTAGCGGACGGCGTCCAGTGTCTGGATATCATCAGAAGGTCACAACCTCACCTCGTGCTGCTTGATATTATGATTCCCGGTATCGATGGTTTTGAAGTCTGTCGGCGTATGAAATCTGATACGTCCTGCAAACCTATCCCAATAATAATGCTTACAGCAAAGGATGATCAAACTGATGTTGTACTTGGACTGGGATTAGGGGCGGACGACTATGTTACCAAGCCCTTTTCCACGAAGGAATTGCTGGCCCGAGTGGCCGCGGTCTTGAATAGAGGTAGTCTGCAGGACGATCTTGGATCAGGGAAACGATTTGAAGTTGGCGACCTGGTAGTAGACAGCGAACGATTCGAGGCTAGCTGGGGGGACCATCGCCTTTCACTAACGGTTACCGAATTCAAAATTTTGCGATGCTTGGCGGAGAATCCCGGCTGTGTTTTCACCAGGGACGATTTGCTTGGCAAGTCGATTGGCGAGCATGCATTCGTTATCGATCGTAACATCGATGTCCATATTCGATCCATCCGTAAGAAGTTGCAGCAGCCGGATTTGATAGCCACAATTAGGGGAGTCGGTTATCGCTTGGAAACGGATCAGAACATTACTCATAAATCATAG
- a CDS encoding response regulator transcription factor → MIFFSDLVFAGLQDNAQLRQDKMENRVLILEDDYDIAGLLVHTFQKEGYETTHFAGGTDYNERIRTFEPDLVLLDLMLPEVDGLTICRSIKKFSRHQDVKVILLTAKSDISDILHGYDSGADDYVTKPFSPKEVVARAKAVLRRKRPSLASDKSQLISRECLTIDDVRYEISISGQPLDLTHSEYRILRELAIHPKRVYTRQQLAASVVNDHASNPQIAGNRNIDVHIRSLRKKLADCSGYIRTIRGVGYSFDP, encoded by the coding sequence ATGATTTTTTTTAGTGACCTTGTTTTCGCTGGGTTACAAGATAATGCACAGCTTCGCCAAGACAAGATGGAGAACAGAGTACTGATTCTTGAAGACGACTACGACATCGCAGGCCTACTTGTACACACCTTCCAAAAAGAGGGGTATGAAACCACACATTTCGCAGGCGGAACAGATTACAATGAACGAATCAGGACGTTCGAACCAGATCTCGTCTTGCTTGATCTCATGCTTCCAGAAGTCGATGGCCTTACGATCTGCCGCTCTATTAAAAAATTTAGTAGGCACCAAGATGTTAAAGTCATTTTGCTTACCGCGAAAAGTGATATATCGGATATTCTGCACGGCTATGATTCGGGAGCGGACGATTATGTTACCAAGCCCTTTTCACCTAAAGAAGTGGTTGCCCGAGCAAAAGCCGTATTAAGAAGGAAGCGGCCCAGCCTAGCTAGCGATAAGTCTCAACTAATAAGCAGGGAGTGCCTGACAATCGACGACGTTCGCTACGAAATCTCTATTTCAGGCCAACCGCTAGATCTAACTCACTCCGAGTATCGCATTCTTCGAGAGTTGGCGATCCATCCAAAGCGGGTGTATACGCGTCAGCAACTAGCGGCTAGCGTCGTCAACGACCATGCCAGCAATCCGCAAATTGCGGGAAACCGGAACATCGATGTTCACATTCGGTCTTTGCGCAAAAAACTCGCCGATTGCAGCGGCTATATTCGGACGATCCGAGGCGTCGGGTATTCCTTCGATCCCTAA